From Rhinopithecus roxellana isolate Shanxi Qingling chromosome 17, ASM756505v1, whole genome shotgun sequence, one genomic window encodes:
- the OPLAH gene encoding 5-oxoprolinase has translation MGSPEGRFHFAIDRGGTFTDVFAQCPGGHVRVLKLLSEDPANYADAPTEGIRRILEQEAGMLLPRDRPLDSSHIASIRMGTTVATNALLERKGERVALLVTRGFRDLLHIGTQARGDLFDLAVPMPEVLYEEVLEVDERVVLHRGEAGTGTPVKGRTGDLLEVQQPVDLGTLRGKLEGLLSRGTRSLAVVLMHSYTWAQHEQQVGALARELGFTHVSLSSEAMPMVRIVPRGHTACADAYLTPAIQRYVQGFRRGFQGQLKDVQVLFMRSDGGLAPMDAFSGSRAVLSGPAGGVVGYSATTYQQEGGQPVIGFDMGGTSTDVSRYAGEFEHVFEATTAGVTLQAPQLDINTVAAGGGSRLFFRSGLFVVGPESAGAHPGPACYRKGGPLTVTDANLVLGRLLPASFPCIFGPGEDQPLSPEASRKALEAVATEVNSFLTSGPCPASPLSLEEVAMGFVRVANEAMCRPIRALTQARGHDPSAHVLACFGGAGGQHACAIARALGMDTVHIHRHSGLLSALGLALADVVHEAQEPCSLLYAPETFMQLDQRLSRLEEQCVDALQAQGFPRSQISTESFLHLRYQGTDCALMVSAHQHPATACSPRAGDFGAAFVGRYMREFGFVIPERPVVVDDVRVRGTGRSGLRLEDAPKAPTGPPRVDKMTQCYFEGGYQETPVYLLGELGYGHKLHGPCLIIDSNSTILVEPGCQAEVTETGDIRISVGAEVPGTVGTQLDPIQLSIFSHRFMSIAEQMGRILQRTAISTNIKERLDFSCALFGPDGGLVSNAPHIPVHLGAMQETVQFQIQHLGADLHPGDVLLSNHPSAGGSHLPDLTVITPVFWPGQTRPVFYVASRGHHADIGGITPGSMPPHSTMLQQEGAVFLSFKLVQGGVFQEEAVTEALRAPGKVPNCSGTRNLHDNLSDLRAQVAANQKGIQLVGELIGQYGLDVVQAYMGHIQANAELAVRDMLRAFGTSRQAQGLPLEVSSEDRMDDGSPIRLRVQINLSQGSAVFDFSGTGPEVFGNLNAPRAITLSALIYCLRCLVGRDIPLNQGCLAPVRVVIPQGSILDPSPEAAVVGGNVLTSQRVVDVILGAFGACAASQGCMNNVTLGNAHMGYYETVAGGAGAGPSWHGRSGVHSHMTNTRITDPEILESRYPVILRRFELRRGSGGRGRFRGGDGVTRELVFREEALLSVLTERRAFQPYGLHGGEPGARGLNLLIRKNGRTVNLGGKTSVTVYPGDVFCLHTPGGGGYGDPEDPAPPPGSPPQALAFPEHGSVYEYRRAQEAV, from the exons GCTGTGCCCATGCCCGAGGTGCTGTATGAAGAGGTGCTGGAGGTGGATGAACGCGTGGTGCTGCACCGTGGAGAGGCAGGCACCGGGACGCCTGTCAAGG GCCGCACGGGAGACCTGCTGGAAGTGCAGCAGCCTGTGGACCTGGGGACCCTGCGTGGAAAGCTGGAGGGGCTGCTGTCTCGAGGCACCCGCAGCCTGGCCGTGGTGCTCATGCATTCGTACAC GTGGGCCCAGCACGAGCAGCAGGTGGGTGCGCTGGCCCGGGAGCTGGGCTTCACGCACGTGTCACTGTCTTCGGAGGCCATGCCCATGGTGCGCATCGTCCCTCGGGGGCACACAGCCTGTGCCGACGCCTACCTCACGCCCGCCATCCAACGCTACGTGCAGGGCTTCCGCCGTGGCTTCCAGGGCCAACTCAAG GACGTGCAGGTGTTGTTCATGCGCTCTGATGGTGGCCTGGCGCCCATGGATGCCTTCAGCGGCTCCCGTGCTGTGCTCTCGGGCCCGGCTGGCGGCGTGGTGGGCTATTCAGCTACCACATACCAGCAGGAGGGTGGCCAGCCTGTCATCGGCTTTGACATGGGAG GCACGTCCACGGATGTGAGCCGCTACGCTGGGGAATTCGAGCATGTCTTCGAGGCCACCACAGCTGGTGTCACCCTTCAGGCCCCACAGCTGGACATCAACACCGTGGCGGCGGGAGGGGGTTCCCGCCTCTTCTTCAG GTCTGGCCTCTTTGTGGTTGGGCCCGAGTCAGCAGGAGCCCACCCAGGACCCGCCTGCTACCGCAAAG GGGGCCCTTTGACAGTGACGGATGCTAATCTGGTCCTGGGTCGCCTGctgcctgcctccttcccttGCATTTTTGGGCCGGGAGAGGACCAACCACTTTCCCCCGAGGCCTCCCGCAAAGCCCTGGAGGCTGTGGCCACTGAGGTCAACAGCTTCCTGACCAGCGGGCCCTGCCCGGCCTCCCCGCTGAGCCTGGAGGAGGTAGCCATGGGGTTTGTGCGCGTGGCCAACGAGGCCATGTGCCGGCCCATCCGTGCACTCACGCAG GCAAGAGGCCATGACCCCTCAGCCCATGTGCTGGCCTGCTTTGGGGGAGCTGGTGGGCAGCATGCATGTGCCATTGCCCGGGCCCTGGGCATGGACACCGTGCACATCCACAG GCACAGTGGGCTGCTGTCGGCCCTGGGGCTGGCCCTGGCTGACGTGGTGCACGAGGCACAGGAGCCCTGCTCCCTGCTCTACGCGCCTGAGACCTTCATGCAGCTGGACCAGAGGCTGAGCCGCCTGGAGGAGCAGTGTGTGGACGCCCTGCAGGCCCAGGGCTTCCCCAG GTCCCAGATCAGCACTGAGAGCTTCCTGCACCTGCGCTACCAGGGCACGGACTGTGCTCTGATGGTGTCTGCCCACCAGCACCCAGCCACAGCCTGCTCGCCCCGTGCGGGGGACTTCGGGGCAGCCTTTGTGGGGCG GTACATGAGGGAGTTTGGCTTTGTCATCCCTGAGCGGCCAGTGGTCGTGGACGATGTGCGAGTGAGGGGCACTGGCCGCAGTGGTCTTCGCCTCGAGGATGCCCCCAAAGCCCCGACCGGGCCTCCCCGGGTGGACAAG ATGACCCAGTGCTACTTTGAGGGGGGCTACCAGGAGACCCCTGTGTACCTGCTGGGAGAGCTGGGCTATGGGCACAAGCTCCATGGGCCCTGCCTCATCATCGACAGTAACAG CACCATCCTGGTGGAGCCAGGTTGCCAGGCAGAGGTGACCGAGACAGGGGACATCCGCATCTCTGTGGGGGCCGAAGTCCCTGGCACAGTGGGCACCCAACTGGACCCTATCCAGCTGTCCATCTTCTCACACCGCTTCATGAGCATTGCTG AGCAGATGGGCCGCATCCTGCAGCGCACAGCCATCTCCACCAACATCAAGGAGCGCCTCGACTTCTCCTGTGCTCTCTTTGGGCCCGATGGGGGGCTGGTGTCCAATGCCCCCCACATCCCTGTGCACCTGGGTGCCATGCAAGAGACGGTGCAGTTCCAG ATCCAGCACCTGGGGGCTGATCTCCACCCTGGCGACGTGCTACTGAGCAACCATCCCAGTGCCGGGGGCAGCCACCTGCCAGACCTGACTGTTATCACACCG GTGTTTTGGCCGGGTCAGACGCGGCCTGTTTTCTATGTGGCCAGCCGAGGGCACCATGCAGACATTGGCGGCATCACGCCAGGCTCCATGCCCCCCCACTCCACCATGCTGCAACAGGAGGGTGCCGTCTTTCTGTCCTTCAAACTCGTCCAGGGGGGTGTCTTCCAAGAGGAGG CGGTGACTGAGGCCCTGCGGGCGCCAGGCAAGGTCCCCAACTGTAGCGGAACCAGAAACCTGCACGACAACCTGTCGGACCTCCGTGCCCAGGTGGCAGCCAACCAGAAGGGCATCCAGCTGGTGGGGGAGCTCATTGGGCAGTACGGCCTGGACGTGGTGCAGGCCTATATGGGCCATATTCAG GCGAACGCTGAGCTGGCCGTGCGCGACATGTTGCGCGCCTTTGGAACATCCCGGCAGGCCCAGGGCCTGCCCCTGGAGGTGTCCTCGGAAGACCGCATGGACGACGGTTCCCCTATCCGCCTCCGCGTGCAGATCAACCTGAGTCAG GGCAGCGCTGTGTTTGACTTCAGCGGCACTGGGCCGGAGGTGTTCGGTAATCTCAACGCACCGCGGGCCATAACCCTGTCCGCCCTCATCTACTGCCTGCGCTGTCTGGTGGGCCGCGACATCCCGCTCAACCAG GGCTGCCTGGCGCCAGTGCGCGTAGTGATTCCCCAAGGCTCCATCCTGGACCCGTCGCCCGAGGCGGCGGTGGTGGGCGGCAACGTGCTCACGTCGCAGCGCGTGGTGGATGTCATCCTGGGGGCCTTTGGGGCCTGCGCCGCCTCCCAG GGCTGCATGAACAACGTGACGCTGGGCAACGCCCACATGGGCTACTACGAGACGGTGGCGGGCGGCGCGGGCGCGGGTCCTAGTTGGCACGGGCGCAGCGGCGTGCACAGCCATATGACCAACACGCGCATCACCGACCCTGAAATCCTGGAGAGCCG GTACCCGGTCATCCTGCGCCGCTTCGAGCTGCGGCGGGGCTCGGGGGGCAGAGGCCGCTTCCGGGGTGGCGACGGCGTCACCCGCGAGCTGGTCTTTCGCGAGGAGGCGCTGCTGTCAGTGCTGACCGAGCGCCGCGCCTTCCAGCCCTACGGGCTCCACG GGGGCGAGCCCGGTGCCCGCGGCCTAAACTTGCTGATACGCAAAAACGGCCGGACGGTGAATCTGGGCGGCAAGACGTCGGTGACCGTGTACCCTGGG GATGTGTTCTGTCTCCACACGCCCGGCGGCGGTGGCTATGGGGACCCCGAGGACCCCGCCCCACCGCCGGGGTCACCCCCGCAAGCACTGGCCTTTCCCGAGCACGGCAGCGTCTATGAGTACCGCCGGGCCCAGGAGGCCGTGTGA